GTAACAAAAAACACGAACGATGACGCAATGCCCTTAGAGACACAACAACTAATACCAACCATTATATTCTTACCCTTCTAAACAATGTTGGATGCAATATTAAAACTGATTGTTTTTCGCATTCAGTAGTCATGCTAGATACATGTACAGGTTGGTTGATGTTAGGATGCATTTATCACATACACCATGACACTCATTTCATGATTGCAAGCAACTGCATGTGATAATTCGTAATTTGTATCAGTGTACTTGTCTGATGTGCTGACGTGTGTTATCACATCTTCGGGCAAGCTATTGGCTACTCTAAAAGTATGAGCTTCATcataaccaacataaaaggctCTGCTGGGAGTCCGTTACACAAATAGCAGTCACACTACTTCAGGAGAGGCGTGTATGAATCACTATCGAATGGGGAAGTCAGGTGCTCGCGTTACGATGGACGTAGCCTGCCCCACCGGTGGCAACAGTTACAAACACATACCACGACCACTCAGTCGTTCATTTGaaatttaacaaacaaacaaacacgggAGCATATGTTACAAGAGAAAATAGAGAGTTGAATCGGTCATAAATGTTATCACTGATGTCTGAAATGTGGAATTATGCTCGACCAGTATACTCTAACCGTGTGTTGTATCGGCGGATACATTCATTTGCAACCCTTGCTAGATCTCTTCGCGATTTCTGTGGGATGCATTTGGAAACATAAGTATATAATATGTTATGTATTCAAAGGCAAACTTGAATTCAAAAGGACTCGGACACTTCTAGAGACTATTCCCAAGAGAATATATATAAGATATACACCTGGTACTTGATTAAGCACCCCCGATATATTTCATGATAGAAGAGCAACTGTTAACGATCGTTAAACATGACTTTCTTTGGACGCCGTGTGAGATTGAGAGAACCCCCTCTCCAGAATCTTGCACAGCTGGAAGCTGCTTTGCATGTAGAATGGCGGCAATTGCCACTTGATCTTATCAGAAGGTTTAATAGTAGCATACGTGGATGATTCAAGCTGTCATCCAAGCACGTGTTGGACACACCCGATACTGACGCCAGACACATCAGACGTTAACATGTGACATTCCTTGAGCATAATTTCTTGTAATAGTCAGCCACTGACAATGCTACGACCATACTTGTTAAGTGACTATTTTTTCATACAAAATCGTTAGTGACCAAATCACACTGGTTACGCAATCAAAACAATACGAATTGGAatcattttcttgtttttcatttgCCAGTAGATTGTATGTTTCACAGTCGCTAAGGTTCCACTGTCTTTCGAATAGTGAGAGAGTTACAGTAAGTTTTGTTTCTCATCATCCCGAAAATAGGATGAGAGTGCTTAATTactttccatatgtatatataaaatcGGGGAGAGGCCTACATGAGATGTGTAAAAAATGGGGAGAGTTCTATGTGAGATGCATAAAGAACGGGAACAGTTCTAAGTCAGATGCATAAAGAACGGGGAGAATTCTAAGTAAGATGCATAAACAATGGGGAGAGTTCTATGTGCGATGAATAAACAACCGGGAGAGTTCTATGTAAGATCCATAAACAACGGGGAGAGCTCTATGGATGTTTAAAGAACGGGCAAAATTCCATGTAAGATTTATGAACAACGGTTTATGAATATATGTAGGATGCAGAACTTATGGTTTCATTATCACGTGAACACATTGCAACAAAATCACTAGGAGGGTGTAGTCTCTGTTTATtgtatgttatatttgtttattaCACGGAGTGCTGAATGGAGCACTGATATACTCTCATGCATGTCGCACTCCCTGTAATGTTCATCAAAGTGTCCGCCAGTATGTTATCTCCATAGTCTATATTTCAGTCAGACTTCTGTCAACCGATGTTACCAAGATGATGTTAAGTCCAGTCTGGTCCTTTGCAGGCGGTCGTAAGGGTGTTCCATGATTACTTAATAATCACTCAGGACATAGAACCAGTTACCCCGCTGTGTGTGATCCCCAGCTCACCCGTGCGCTGAACCTCCGCCACCCCGCTACCTCTCCTTCGGCTTTGCATCAGTCTCATCACAACATTATATAACTACTGGTAAGCATACAGATTCCATGTAGTATATATACCTAACACAGTTCTTATAAAGCAGAACAGCTCGAACCGTAAGTATAGCCACTGCATCTTGGTTTCAGTAAGATTCTTTGTTCATTTCAAGACTTGGAGTGCTTCTGTGTTAAATCGCAGGGTACATATTTACCAAGACGTATGTGTCATCTCAGTTGTTTTGTTTCCTATGCACACATGCGCGGTGCCATACATTCTGTGAACTTTCTTTTGTGAGTTTAGTAGAAATAGTCTATGCGCTATACAAGAGAAATGTGTTGGAGCATTTGAGAACATGACGCTTGAGGATGTATGTCACATACTTCTCTATTTGTTTGGCCAACATAGATAGAACAGAAAATTCGATCCGGCATTGGTTCTCTTAAATTGCCTTCCAAATTCAATAGATATTTTTGTGTTCCTTTACAAAAGAAATTGAAATGCATTGTCCATGAGTGGTTGTaacaaaattgtttttattcatttttacaGATCTGGTCGACAGTCATATTCTTCGTTTCGATTtcacgccgcctttagcaatatggcATCCTATGACCCTGCGGACCCTGAAATGCAGTATCTTGCTGTGGACCGCAAGAAGCTGATGAAGGAGCAGAATAAGAACTTCGATGCCAAGAAATCTTGCTGGGTGCACGATGCAGAGCGGGGATTTGTTGCCGCAGAACTGCAGAGTACGAAAGGAGAGGAATGCACTGTCCTCATCGTGGAGTCAAAACAGGTCCGTAAAGCGACATGAATATTTCTCAGTTCGCTATAGGCATGCCTATTTTCTGGACCTGACCATGTTTTCATGATCTGATCCATGTACACGAAATTTATGATTCAATGTCATTGCTGCAGACGAAAACGGTTAAGAAGGATGATATCCAGTCAATGAACCCTCCCAAGTTCGAGAAGATCGAGGACATCGCCAACATGACCTTCCTCAACGAGGCCAGCGTCTTGTACAACTTGAGGGCCAGATATACTTCTGGGTTGATCTATGTGAGTTAACTGGATAGTGCCCATTGTCTTTCAATTTACTTTTACACTACGATTAcataatgccatttagaaagtggccaaatgcaacatatgtcatatttgggatttcaccttctcaataaagtacaaattctagtactttttggtctAGTCCCATCCAATCCAAGtcttggaagtcgcggtggctgagcgggctaggcggctgactctGAGggcgcgggttcgaatcccggatgggactcaaccaaaaaagtactagaatttgtactttagtaaaaaaaagtgaaatcccagatatgacatatgttactttTACTCTCACAATGTTTCTATAAAATATATCCTCAAATCACATTTCTTTTGAATTGGTTTATTGAATAAAAATGCACATTTGCAAAAGATTTCGGCCTGTTCCGCACGACAGTCGACGAACCGTGTGATGACATGACCCAGtatatgatacacaatacataaTGCATCATCAGCCTATGGTCTGATCACAAAGTGATACTTTCCGTTTTTCAGACGTACTCAGGCCTGTTCTGTATCGCCATCAACCCGTACCGCCGCCTCCCCATCTACACCCCGTCCATCGTGGCCAAGTACAGAGGAAAGAGGAAGACCGAGATGCCTCCTCACTTGTTCTCCATCTCTGATAACGCTTACCAGTTCATGGTACAAGGTAAGATTAACTGAGTCCTCATGTATAGTTTCTAATAACTGTAATATGGAGAATAATCTAAAACACATAATCATATGGAGCTACAACGTGTAATGAATAAGTATATTATAGTTATACACCTGCATCTGTGTACGCATAAATAAGCTGGTGAAAATCAATTGTAGTAACAATAATcctatatttgttttaattccAGAACGAGAAAACCAGTCTATGCTTATCACGTGAGTACCACTAGTGGGTGTTTCTTTCTTCTCTCCGTGTGTTTATATGGCTCCGTTAGTACTGAGCTGAATCATGTAGTCACGAATTGAACGAGTTCGAACCCTTGGTGTGTCAGTACCCTACCAGTGCACATGGCGTTACGTGACCATCTACCTTTACGGTGTTTTCTACTCATATAGAGCTGAAACAAtgcgtgcttgtcgtaagaggcgactaacgggatcgggtggtcagactcgctgacttggttgacacatttcattggttcccagttgtgcagatcaatgttcatgttgttgatcactggattgtctggtccagacttgattattcacagaccgcggctacatagctggaatattgctaagtgtggtaaagtaaagtaaaactaaactcactcactcaccttgaaACATTGCGAACtgaaacactgttcaaagtgTTACATTACAGTATTCGCCCATGTGTTCTTAAGATAGATGCAGCTGATTTGAACATAATCCAACCTCGCTGAAGGCTACAATGTATCGTATTTCGTTGCATAAACTTAAATCTAGATCGTCATTGAACGTTTATATATACTCATATGTTACCTAGCGGAGAGTCTGGCGCTGGAAAAACTGAGAACACCAAGAAGGTCATCGCCTACTTTGCTTATGTTGCCGCTGCCTCCAAGGGAGAGGGGGATGCAGAGGACAAGAAGGTGAATGAAATTGTGTTTTTACTAAATGTCAATCCTAAAGGAATATTAACGTTTTTTGATGACGATATGGAGTACAACAAAGATGTTTTTAATACGCGTCATGTCTTATTCTAGGGTTCCCTCGAGGATCAGATCGTACAGGCTAACCCTGTTCTTGAGGCCTACGGTAACGCCAAGACGTCCCGTAACAACAACTCCTCCAGATTCGTAAGTTTTCAGAATGGCTTACAAATCAGAGTAAAATTCATTCACAACGTTTATTCATAATACTGCTTGGTTGATTTGTAAGTTCCTTCAACGTTGACTCGACAatgttattgaatgttttaCCTGTTTCAGGGAAAATTCGTCCGAATCCACTTTGCTTCTTCTGGAAAGATCGCTGGTGCCGACATCGAAACTTGTAAGGATATACTGATAAATATCACGTTATTTGATATTCGGTAATTGATATCTCCCATACCCATGTGTGTATAACATGTGTTTCGTGTTATCAGACAGTGATAATTCTATAGATTTTATACAGGAGAAATAACCTGTCTTCTTATCTGCCCTCATTTGACATTACTGACGATGTTGCCAAACTCTTATTTACTGCACTGTAttttgtgaaaagtaaacaaaatatgtttccttAAAACTGGAAAATCATCAATCGTCTTCAGATCTATTGGAAAAATCTCGAGTCACCTACCAACAGTCTGTAGAGAGAAACTATCACATCTTCTACCAGATGCTAACTGGAGCAATTCCATCAGTTACAGGTTAGTTAACATAGCCACGAACTTGCATTTATTAGGCTATTTTCTGTGCAATTGACTCTCTTCTTCATAACTACATAGAGTATGTGAATGACTGGTTGTTTGTAATGGATATAATCGGATCCATGGGAACTTAACCTGCTTCTGTCATTCCAACAAACCGCCTGTATGATTACAGATCCCTCCTTTATAAAGTCATACGCAGCGTATAACGCTTCTTCACACAACCATGCCTGGATATACTCCATAGTTCACTGTCATGCCTGCTACACCTTTTGGCGCGGTGGAATAGCTCTGTATTCAAACCGTCATGTCCAAGACCCGGTCCGATTCCCCTACACGCATACAAAGTGTCAAGCCCATTTGTAatgatattgctaagagcagcgtaaaacctCACCTACAAACCTTTGAAAACTAGAGGGCACGGCTAACCCATTTGTCTCACACGCCGTGTTTAGCTCAAACGTCGCAGTATTTCGATGGAGTATTTATTTCTCACATACTCACTACTGCACACTCATTTCCTGTCTAGTTATGTCGAAGATTATACTTTGTTTACAACACTGAAGATCTAATATAGTGTTATCGGCGATTAGAATTTCTAAAGAAAAGTTATTGATGATGTGTAAATGTTACAACAAAACTCAAAGTATCAATATTTCTATGAATTGTGTTTCAGAGAAGATCTTAGCCAATCCAGACGCTGGTCTGTTCACCTTCATTAACCAGGGCGTCCTTACCGTCAATGGAATCGACGATGTGGAGGAAATGAAGATGACTGATGTAAGTTTTATAATTGTTGATTGTAATGTTGTTAATCAAAATGTCAAGTTCAGGCTGTTCATAGTTAGATCCAAACTTGTTCTTAATCATTTGGGCTCAtactaaatgtaaatatttacttCAGACTGCTTTCGATGTACTGGGCTTTAACGAAGACGAAAAAACTAGCGCCTACAAATGCACTGGCTCTATCCTGCACATGGGTGAGATGCAGTTCAAACAGAAGGGTGAACAGGCTGAGCCTGATGGAACTGCTGAGGCTGAGAAGGTTTCCTTCCTGTTGGGTGTCAACTGTGGTGACTTCCTGAAGGCTCTGTGTAAACCCAAGATCAAGGTGGCCATGGATTACGTCACCCAAGGACGAACGAAGGATCAGGTTCTCTATTCTATCGGTGCCCTCGCAAAGTCTCTTTATGATCGTGTGTTCAACTGGCTTGTCAAGAGAGTCAACCATTCCCTGGACACCAAGAAACCGAGGCAGTTCTTCATTGGTGTTCTGGATATTGCGggctttgaaatatttgatgtaaGACCAATTATGTTTTTACGTGGGTATTTAAAGAGCGCTATAGTCCATCCTATGTGCATGCAGCAAGCGCTTTGTTATATGTTCTCCTAGATCATTGGATGTTAGTCTCAACGGCACATCATGTTTTTCAATTTATACTCCCTGAGGTTCACAAAACTCGTGCTGCCAATAGGCGCATCAAGGTGAAGTGTCCAAGTTTTGTTGCGCGCCTGTACCCGTAATTAGGCGTTTGCACTTATTAATATGGCCACCGTCATTTACCAACTTATTTGTAGGTTCTTTTAAGCGCACATGGCTGTATACTGTACACTAttggttgtgacaacactggaagagtctgcacacaaattGAACTCCTACGtctttacacccggtcacaagcGGACTCAATCCCGTTACCTTAAACTAGCTGTACCAAAATCTGGCTCCTTAGTCAGCTCGCCAACCAAGCTCCACAGTTTGTTTGTATATCACTTCGTTCTTGGGTGTCGCGGTATGAAGGTATTGAGTTTTGGAttgtatgttataaatatttgatcAATAGATTAATCCATCAATCATGCTGAACAGTTCAACAGCTTCGAACAGCTCTGCATCAATTACACCAACGAACGCCTGCAGCAGTTCTTCAACCACCACATGTTTGTGCTGGAACAGGAGGAATACAAGAAGGAAGGCATTGTTTGGGAGTTCATTGACTTTGGAATGGACTTGCAGGCTTGTATTGAGCTCATCGAGAAGGTATGGGTAGTTTCAAAATAAAAAGCAAATTATATACATTGCAACATACAAGTATAAATAATGATGATCATAACGTTTATTATAGCAGAATATATCGTCATTATTTTTCACGTTTAGCCCCTTGGTATCCTGTCCATCCTGGAAGAGGAGTGCATGTTTCCCAAAGCAACTGACAAAAGCTTCAAGGACAAACTGACCGAGAACCACATGGGCAAATCACCTAATTTCCTCAAGCCGAACAAGTCTATGAAGGGTGGTGCACATGGTGATTTTGCTCTGAAGCACTACGCCGGAACAGTTCCCTACAATATCGGAGGTTGGCTGGAAAAGAACAAGGATCCTGTCAACGAAACCATTGTAGAACTCCTGAAACAGTCCAAAGAACCACTTGTCCAGTTGCTCTTCTCTCCACCAGCTGGAGGTATACATATACACGTGGAAATGCATTGAATCACCAGAATTAGAATTTCATCGATAGACTGACGGAACACTTAATGTATACACATGATATAACCTATGTTGTGTACCATGATTGTATTTCTAGTGTTTAGTctcaacatgtacataacacttctgACGCATTGAGTGATCATGAATATTATCTTGATTGTCTAGATGCTTCTGCCGATGCTGGAGCtggaaagaagaaaaagaagagttCTGCTTTCCAAACCATCTCTTCTACTCATAGGGTACGGGTTTTTAATGTCATCTAACATGCTCATAAACTAAACGTAAAAACTGCCCTAAACATCTAACTTTCTCATGTATCCGTTATACAGATCATTGCTAACActttgaatgtatatttttataatCGTGTTGTATTTTAACATCCTGTAGGAATCTCTGAACAAACTTATGAAGAACCTTTACTCCACGCATCCTCATTTCGTCCGCTGTATTATCCCCAACGAGACCAAGACACCAGGTATATTTCAAGGAACTCGTCTAATTCTCTGCATCTGTCGAAATATTCCGTAACAGGTCAGATTTACATTTTTTCATAATAATGGTATCAATTCGTAACTGACGCCAAATAAGGTTGGCAACTCGCATTGAATACAGCAAGTCATGATCTAAATATTTATATCGATTGAATTCAGGTCTGATTGACGCCGGTCTTGTGCTACACCAACTGCAGTGTAATGGTGTACTGGAGGGTATTCGTATCTGCAGAAAAGGATTCCCTAGCAGAATCATCTACTCAGAGTTCAAACAGAGGTACGATTAAGATGAAATAATCTCAAAGTCAGAAGAATGCAGATGCGTTTTAGTAAGGTTTTTTTTCGCTAGCAATGTTATATACTCATGTAACATATTTTTACGTCGTATTCCTTGTCGCGTAGGTGATGTTTCTCTACTGAAAACGTTTCTTACAGATACTCTATCTTAGCTCCCAATGCGATACCAGAAGGATTCGTTGAAGGTAAAGTCGTCTCCGGCAAGATCCTGGAAGCTCTAGAGATGAATCAAGATGAGTACCGTCTTGGAAACACAAAGGTGTTCTTCAAAGCAGGTGTTCTAGGGTACCTGGAGGAAATCCGTGATGAACGTCTGTCTGTTATTGTGGCTTTGTTCCAAGCTCACATTCGTGGTTACCTCATGAGGAAATATCTGAAGAATCTCCATGACAAGAGGTAAAGTAACACGCATTATGTCAAAAACAATGTAAAGCAAGATTTTACAAGATTTCTTTGTGTCGTTTTCTGTCTACCGCGCTATGATAATTAATTTATGGCACTGGAATGAAACGAGCTTTTTTCGTATTGCAGAGTTGCCTTGGAATTGATCCAGAAGAACATCCGCAAGTGGCTGGCCATGAGGAACTGGTGCTGGTGGAGATTCTACACCAAGGTCAAGCCCCTTCTCAGCATTGCTGCTGCTGAAGATGAGATGAAGCAGAAGGAAGAAGCGTTGGGTAAAACAAAGGATGAACTTGAGAAGGTGACACAGAGATGCAAGGAGCTCGAGGAACAGAGCGTGACCTTAACAGAGGCCAAGAATAATCTGTTTCTCCAAGTGCAAACCCAACAAGACACTATTGATGATTGCGAAGAAAGAATTGAGCAACTCCTTAAACAGAAGGAAGATATTGATCAACAAACCAAAGATCTCGAGGATAAACTCTTGGACGAAGAGGATGCTCATGACAAACTGAAGGAAAAACACAAAGCTGTGGAGGGCCAGCTTGAAAGCATGAAGACTGATATGGATACCCTTGAGTGCAGACTGACTAAGGTATGTATGCATATACATGGTTGAGTCCTACCTCGTTATAAGTCTACCTTTTACTCAGCGGAAATATGGGTTCATAACTGTTgaggtgaaaaacaaacatCTACTGATATGATGCAGAGCAGGTTGGATAAGATGCAAGGTATAATCCAACCCATGTATACAAGCATATTCATTGCCGATCCATGGATGAAATGTAGACAATTATTTCCGATATATTTGATAAACGTATCTGATGTAGCTCATAACTGTATAGGTGTGTCAATCAATCCCCATCACTTCCATAATGTAGTATATGCGCGTAGTGCAACAAAAGTGAAATCATTCGGATTGGCAATCGGTGTATTGCCAATAAGGTCTAGATGATAAACCCCTGGTTTACGATATTTGGGGATAAATCACAATACTACTAGCATCAAGCAGTTGTAAGTGGGTTGTTGTTGTGGGTTGAAACAAATGACTCTTGACATGTAACAACTGTGTGAGGATGAGCTGCAAAAATAACTGACATTGATGTACAATTGCAATAGTGTCTTTAGAGTAttctgaaaatgataaaaagaAGGAAACTGTCTCCGTGTAAATGGAACATTTGTTCTGTTCCGTTCAAATTCGTTCAGAGAAAAACATGGCAAAACGAGCATCGAAGTATGACATGGAACATAGCAACCATAACTGTAACTGTAATACATGATGAGTTTATTCCTGATTAAattctaaaatatatttatgagttATGATCGGATTACAAATGGAATCGACTGCCTCTTACAGcttgttttcaaatttataGGCGGAGCATGAGTGCAAGACTAAAGATGCTCAGATCAGAACCCTCAATGATGAAATGACACAACAAGAAGAAGCAATGTCTAAGCTATTAAAAAGCAAGAAGAGCCTTGAAGATGAGCACAAGAAAACTCTGGATTCCCTCCAGGCCGAGGAGGACAAGGTCAGTCACCTCAACAAACTGAAGACTAAGCTTGAAGGAACACTTGATGATATTGAAGATGCCTTGGAGCGTGAAAAGAAGATTCGATGCGATGTTGAAAAGGCTAAGAGAAAGTTGGAACATGATCTAAAGGCAACACTAGAGGTCGTTCAAGACCTGGAACATGTCAAACTGGAACTTATGGAATCTGGCAAGAGGTAAAGGTTAATTGTTTTCTACCTCAGCCTGCACGCTGCCAACTAAGTCACGATCAatatgtgtacacatgtatCCTACAGGTATCAGTTAGGTTTAATTGCTGTGATACAAAACAGTACTTAAAACTGTTATCTGACTGTCATAGCCTTCGTTTACTATGTATTTTCTCGCTAGGAACTACACCGTATACTTATCTAGTCTAAACACCTCTAAAGTAAAATCAGGGTTGAAATTGCACTACCTGACCACCACGTGCAAGACATATATATTTCACGTATGTGGCTTACTACACTTTCATTCCAACTAGGAGCCTGAACTACGTCATGACTTTAAATAAATatgggacagtggggtaggCTTGTGGTTGAAACGTTCCACAACGAAGTGCGGGGTTCGAGTCCTCAAatggttacaatatgtgaatcccatttctagtgttccccgccatgatattgctgtaatatttctaaactcaatcactcactgtaAAGAAATACCTGCTTTTCACCTATAAACTTTCAAACACATAATATCTTTTTCAGGAAGGATAAGGAACTATCTAACCTAAACAATCTCATGGAAGAGGAACAGACGCACTGCAACCAACTTCAGAAGAAAATCAAAGAACTACAGGTAATATCACGCCTTTATACATTATCACAATACATGCAGATTAAACTCTTGTATCCTTAATATAGTTCGAGCATCAGTCGTAAGGTATCTCAGGATTATTGCAAATAATCCATGGTGTTAACAATTTCATGTTTCAGAATCGCCTTGATGAGTATGAACAGGAGCTCGAGTCTGAAAAACAAACACGTGGAAAGGTTGGTTTTATATCAGCTACTTGCATTTGTCAACCAGCGAAAGACATATGTTAATGCGGCTGCTCGTCGGGTCGAGTCAGCACATCGGCCCAATGTCCACTGCCATGATACTGCTCAAACATAAAAAGCACCCTGAAGGAAGCAGATTATCTTAAATACACGACAAACgaaatgtaaaacattatacTTTAAACCCTTCACACGTGTTTCATGCAACGTATATTTCTGTTTCAGGTTGAGAGGCAAAGAATGGATTTAGCTAGGGAACTGGAGGAGCTTCATGAGAGACTGGATGAAGCCGGTGGCGCTACGGCTGCCCAGGTAATACTAATAGTATTCTATAAGATAACTGCCCATGTCACTCTAGCATTACTAAATCACACAACTACCAAGTTCACATAGCATTACTGGATCACCCAAATGACCAGGCCACAATAGCATTACTGGATCACACAACTGATCATATAGCATAAACGTATTACGCACCTTCCAAGGTCACACTAGTATTTTTTATCACATAGCTGTTCAGCTAACACTAGCA
The nucleotide sequence above comes from Haliotis asinina isolate JCU_RB_2024 chromosome 5, JCU_Hal_asi_v2, whole genome shotgun sequence. Encoded proteins:
- the LOC137285255 gene encoding myosin heavy chain, striated muscle-like, giving the protein MASYDPADPEMQYLAVDRKKLMKEQNKNFDAKKSCWVHDAERGFVAAELQSTKGEECTVLIVESKQTKTVKKDDIQSMNPPKFEKIEDIANMTFLNEASVLYNLRARYTSGLIYTYSGLFCIAINPYRRLPIYTPSIVAKYRGKRKTEMPPHLFSISDNAYQFMVQERENQSMLITGESGAGKTENTKKVIAYFAYVAAASKGEGDAEDKKGSLEDQIVQANPVLEAYGNAKTSRNNNSSRFGKFVRIHFASSGKIAGADIETYLLEKSRVTYQQSVERNYHIFYQMLTGAIPSVTEKILANPDAGLFTFINQGVLTVNGIDDVEEMKMTDTAFDVLGFNEDEKTSAYKCTGSILHMGEMQFKQKGEQAEPDGTAEAEKVSFLLGVNCGDFLKALCKPKIKVAMDYVTQGRTKDQVLYSIGALAKSLYDRVFNWLVKRVNHSLDTKKPRQFFIGVLDIAGFEIFDFNSFEQLCINYTNERLQQFFNHHMFVLEQEEYKKEGIVWEFIDFGMDLQACIELIEKPLGILSILEEECMFPKATDKSFKDKLTENHMGKSPNFLKPNKSMKGGAHGDFALKHYAGTVPYNIGGWLEKNKDPVNETIVELLKQSKEPLVQLLFSPPAGDASADAGAGKKKKKSSAFQTISSTHRESLNKLMKNLYSTHPHFVRCIIPNETKTPGLIDAGLVLHQLQCNGVLEGIRICRKGFPSRIIYSEFKQRYSILAPNAIPEGFVEGKVVSGKILEALEMNQDEYRLGNTKVFFKAGVLGYLEEIRDERLSVIVALFQAHIRGYLMRKYLKNLHDKRVALELIQKNIRKWLAMRNWCWWRFYTKVKPLLSIAAAEDEMKQKEEALGKTKDELEKVTQRCKELEEQSVTLTEAKNNLFLQVQTQQDTIDDCEERIEQLLKQKEDIDQQTKDLEDKLLDEEDAHDKLKEKHKAVEGQLESMKTDMDTLECRLTKAEHECKTKDAQIRTLNDEMTQQEEAMSKLLKSKKSLEDEHKKTLDSLQAEEDKVSHLNKLKTKLEGTLDDIEDALEREKKIRCDVEKAKRKLEHDLKATLEVVQDLEHVKLELMESGKRKDKELSNLNNLMEEEQTHCNQLQKKIKELQNRLDEYEQELESEKQTRGKVERQRMDLARELEELHERLDEAGGATAAQIELNKKREQELVKLRREMEETNMHHEAQVATMRKKHADSANDMSEQIDMLQKIKSRLEKEKMQMSTEIDDMQTELEHAKNKGCSDVVSKQMQNQLADLNAQLDDGARQFNELQIQKNRLTSELTEVTRQLEETERSLSRTHKEKSSLASQLEECKRSLEDETKIRQKVQAEGRHLRGEVESLQVQLEEEQESRTSIQRQLSKTNGEVMQWKAKFETEGSSRTEELEESKRRLQVKLSETEQAMEAMQAKCSSVEKVKARLDGELEDLMIDVERANATVHNMEKKQRNFDKTAQEWQAKVKDLQVELECAQKESRDYSTELFRLRSEMDECNSQMESLRKENKNLADEIVQLNRQLTEDGHSVSEMEKAKKRLLLEKEELQAALIEAEAALEQEEAKVIRAQQEVSHSRVDTERRIAEKDEEIDTLRRNNQRSLDSMQVSLDAENKSKMDAVRVKKALEQDIAELEVAVDTGNRARTEAENYAKKYQAQAKEFEAMLEEEQRNCTEAREAYQSLDRRCNTMKGEVDQMRSALESGDRARKAAESELLEAEGRVNELTAQVSTLTAQKRKHDIDMTTAQSDLEDVQAEVKTAEDNYKRAVADAARLAEELRSEQEHSRQMDKIKRNMDIQLKEMQVRVDEAEASGLKGGKVVLQKLEQKVRDLETELDKEQRRHLETSKTSRMSERRLKEIAFQVDEDRKHQERLQAINEKLNAKVKTLKAQIEEAEEMAATNLNKYRRAQQEFEDAQERADSAEQTLLKMRSRNRRSVSLARN